The genome window TGCTATAGGTATAACTTCTACAGGTAAGGGGAAACCACCTAAATGTTTTACATATTTAGACTTATCAACAATACAAATAAATTTATGGGCAACAGATGAAATAATTTTTTCTCCAGTTAATGCAGCTCCTCCACCTTTAATCATCTGTAATTGATGATTTATTTCATCTGCTCCATCAACATATACCAAAATATTATTTACACTATTTAGATCATAAATTGAAAAACCCAAATTTTTTAATTTTAAAGTTGAAGAATAAGAACTAGAAACTACACCTTTAACTAAATGTTTTATAGTACTAAGAGCATCAATAAAATAAGAAACAGTACTACCTGTACCTATACCAATAATAGTATTAAACGGTATATATTTTAGTACATACCAAGCAACTTTTTTCTTCAATTCATTTTGATTCATAGAATAATATTACATCTATAAAATAAAAAAATATTTACTGAATCCAAAATTTTAACACAAATTTACAATTGATTGACAAGTTTATTAAAAAATATAATAATATATAAAAAAATAAAAAAAGTAAAAT of Candidatus Purcelliella pentastirinorum contains these proteins:
- the rpiA gene encoding ribose-5-phosphate isomerase RpiA; this encodes MNQNELKKKVAWYVLKYIPFNTIIGIGTGSTVSYFIDALSTIKHLVKGVVSSSYSSTLKLKNLGFSIYDLNSVNNILVYVDGADEINHQLQMIKGGGAALTGEKIISSVAHKFICIVDKSKYVKHLGGFPLPVEVIPIACNYVMNRLKKFGGICKCRNNVITENGNIIIDIHNLKIYDPVKLENLINLIDGVVTVGLFANRKADLLLIGTENGVKKICC